In Pseudomonas fakonensis, one DNA window encodes the following:
- the gyrA gene encoding DNA gyrase subunit A: protein MGELAKEILPVNIEDELRQSYLDYAMSVIVGRALPDARDGLKPVHRRVLYAMSELGNDWNKPYKKSARVVGDVIGKYHPHGDTAVYDTIVRMAQPFSLRYLLVDGQGNFGSVDGDNAAAMRYTEVRMAKLAHELLADLHKETVDWVPNYDGTEQIPAVMPTKIPNLLVNGSSGIAVGMATNIPPHNLGEVIDGCLALIDNSDITVDELMQFIPGPDFPTAGQINGRQGIIDAYRTGRGRIYMRARSNIEDIDKVGGRQQIVVTELPYQLNKARLIEKIAELVKEKKIEGITELRDESDKDGMRIVIELRRGEVPEVVLNNLYQQTQLQSVFGINIVALIDGRPRLLNLKDLLEAFVRHRREVVTRRTVFELRKARERGHILEGQAVALSNIDPVIAMIKASPTPSEAKEALVSTAWESSAVQVMVERAGAESCRPEDLPEQYGLRDGKYYLSPEQAQAILDLRLHRLTGLEHEKLLAEYQEILEQIGELIRILSSATRLMEVIREELEAIRAEYGDARRTEILNASHDLNYGDMIPEEERVVTISHGGYAKTQPLSAYQAQRRGGKGKSATGVKDEDYIEHLLVANSHATLLLFSSKGKVYWKKTYEIPEASRAARGRPLVNLLPLEEGERITAMLQIDLEALQQHADPEEELEDSDDSVLEGELVEVEEVDEEDGDTLEWAADPTGAYIFMATASGTVKKTPLVQFARPRSNGLIALKLKEGDTLIAAAITDGAKEVMMFSDAGKVIRFAESVVREMGRTARGVRGMKLGKGQQIISMLIPESGAQILTASERGFGKRTPLSKFPRRGRGGQGVIAMGTKGRNGLLIGAIQVQEGEEIMLISDQGTLVRTRVGEVSSLGRNTQGVTLIKLASDETLVGLERIQEPSEDELDDILEGDEADTGALDAAGEDSAGAEEAPQE from the coding sequence ATGGGCGAACTGGCCAAAGAAATCCTCCCGGTCAATATCGAAGACGAACTGAGACAGTCTTACCTCGACTACGCGATGAGCGTGATTGTCGGGCGAGCGCTGCCCGATGCGCGTGACGGCTTGAAGCCCGTGCATCGCCGCGTGCTGTACGCGATGAGCGAACTGGGCAACGACTGGAACAAGCCGTACAAGAAATCCGCCCGTGTGGTCGGTGACGTGATCGGTAAGTACCACCCGCACGGCGACACCGCCGTGTACGACACCATCGTGCGTATGGCGCAGCCGTTCTCGCTGCGCTACTTGCTGGTCGATGGCCAGGGCAACTTCGGTTCGGTGGACGGCGACAACGCCGCGGCCATGCGATACACCGAAGTGCGCATGGCCAAGCTGGCCCACGAGCTGCTGGCCGACCTGCATAAAGAAACCGTCGATTGGGTACCCAACTACGACGGCACCGAGCAGATCCCGGCGGTCATGCCGACCAAGATCCCCAACCTGCTGGTCAACGGTTCCAGCGGTATCGCCGTGGGCATGGCCACCAACATCCCGCCGCACAACCTGGGCGAGGTGATCGACGGCTGCCTGGCGCTGATCGACAATTCGGACATCACGGTCGATGAACTGATGCAGTTCATCCCGGGCCCGGACTTCCCGACCGCCGGCCAGATCAACGGTCGCCAGGGCATCATCGATGCCTACCGCACCGGCCGTGGCCGCATCTACATGCGTGCCCGCTCGAACATCGAGGACATCGACAAGGTCGGTGGTCGCCAGCAGATCGTCGTCACCGAGCTGCCGTACCAGCTGAACAAGGCGCGGCTGATCGAGAAAATCGCCGAGCTGGTCAAAGAGAAGAAGATCGAGGGCATCACCGAGCTGCGCGACGAGTCCGACAAGGACGGCATGCGCATCGTCATCGAGCTGCGTCGCGGCGAGGTGCCGGAGGTGGTGCTCAACAATCTCTACCAGCAAACCCAGCTGCAGAGCGTGTTCGGCATCAACATCGTCGCCCTGATCGACGGTCGCCCGCGCCTGCTCAACCTCAAGGACCTGCTCGAAGCGTTCGTCCGTCACCGCCGCGAAGTGGTGACCCGGCGTACCGTGTTCGAGCTGCGCAAGGCCCGCGAGCGTGGCCACATTCTTGAAGGCCAGGCGGTTGCGCTGTCGAACATCGACCCGGTCATCGCCATGATCAAGGCTTCGCCGACGCCGTCCGAGGCTAAAGAAGCGCTGGTCAGCACCGCCTGGGAATCCAGCGCCGTGCAGGTGATGGTCGAGCGCGCCGGTGCCGAATCGTGCCGCCCGGAAGACCTGCCGGAGCAATACGGCCTGCGTGATGGCAAGTATTACCTGTCGCCGGAACAGGCCCAGGCGATTCTTGACCTGCGCCTGCACCGCCTGACCGGCCTTGAGCACGAGAAGCTGCTGGCCGAGTACCAGGAGATCCTCGAGCAGATCGGCGAACTGATCCGCATCCTCAGCAGCGCCACGCGCCTGATGGAAGTGATCCGCGAAGAGCTCGAAGCGATCCGGGCCGAATACGGCGATGCGCGCCGCACCGAAATCCTCAACGCCAGCCACGACCTCAACTACGGCGACATGATCCCCGAAGAAGAGCGCGTGGTGACCATCTCCCATGGTGGTTATGCCAAGACCCAGCCGCTGTCCGCCTACCAGGCCCAGCGCCGCGGCGGCAAGGGCAAGTCGGCCACCGGCGTCAAGGACGAGGACTACATCGAGCACCTGCTGGTCGCCAACAGCCACGCCACCCTGCTGCTGTTCTCCAGCAAGGGCAAGGTGTACTGGAAGAAGACCTACGAAATCCCCGAAGCGTCCCGCGCTGCCCGTGGCCGCCCGCTGGTGAACCTGCTGCCGCTTGAAGAGGGTGAGCGTATCACCGCGATGCTGCAGATCGACCTTGAGGCGCTGCAGCAGCACGCCGACCCTGAGGAAGAACTGGAAGACAGCGACGACAGCGTGCTCGAGGGCGAGCTGGTCGAAGTCGAGGAAGTCGACGAAGAAGACGGCGACACCCTTGAGTGGGCCGCCGACCCGACTGGCGCGTACATCTTCATGGCCACCGCCTCCGGTACCGTCAAGAAGACCCCGCTGGTGCAGTTCGCCCGTCCGCGCTCCAACGGCTTGATTGCGCTCAAGCTCAAGGAAGGTGACACCCTGATCGCTGCCGCCATTACTGACGGCGCCAAGGAAGTCATGATGTTCTCCGACGCGGGCAAGGTGATCCGCTTCGCCGAGAGCGTGGTGCGTGAAATGGGCCGTACTGCCCGCGGTGTGCGCGGCATGAAGCTGGGCAAGGGCCAGCAGATCATTTCGATGCTTATCCCAGAGTCCGGCGCGCAGATCCTCACTGCCTCCGAGCGTGGCTTCGGCAAGCGTACCCCGCTGTCCAAGTTCCCGCGTCGCGGCCGTGGTGGCCAGGGCGTGATCGCCATGGGTACCAAGGGGCGCAACGGCTTGCTGATCGGCGCCATCCAGGTGCAGGAAGGTGAGGAGATCATGCTGATTTCCGACCAGGGCACCTTGGTGCGTACGCGGGTTGGCGAGGTGTCCAGCCTGGGCCGTAACACCCAGGGTGTGACGCTGATCAAGCTGGCCAGCGACGAGACGCTGGTGGGCCTGGAGCGAATCCAGGAGCCTTCCGAGGATGAGCTCGACGATATCCTCGAGGGCGACGAGGCCGACACCGGCGCGCTGGATGCGGCAGGTGAGGACAGCGCCGGCGCCGAAGAGGCACCGCAGGAATAA
- a CDS encoding TenA family transcriptional regulator, whose amino-acid sequence MIDAFVRIGPLMDPASYPDWAQQLIEDCRQSKRRVVEHAFYQRLRDGQLRPATIRQYLIGGWPVVEQFSLYMAHNLQKTRYGRHAGEDMARRWLMRNIRVELNHADYWVHWCQAHGIHLRDLQAQEVPPELNGLNDWCWRVCATESLAIAMAATNYAIEGATGEWAAVVCAGDTYAQGFADEDRKRAMKWLKMHAQYDDAHPWEALEIICTLAGENPTLGLRTELRRAICKSYDCMFLFLERCMQLEGRQQGRLRPALAG is encoded by the coding sequence GTGATTGACGCGTTCGTACGGATCGGGCCCTTGATGGACCCGGCCAGTTATCCGGATTGGGCCCAGCAACTGATCGAAGATTGCCGCCAGAGCAAGCGCCGGGTGGTGGAGCATGCGTTCTACCAGCGTTTGCGCGACGGCCAACTGCGCCCGGCGACCATCCGCCAGTACCTGATCGGCGGCTGGCCGGTGGTGGAGCAGTTCTCGCTGTACATGGCCCACAACCTGCAAAAGACCCGCTACGGCCGCCATGCCGGTGAAGACATGGCGCGGCGCTGGCTGATGCGCAACATCCGCGTCGAGCTCAACCACGCCGACTACTGGGTGCACTGGTGCCAGGCGCATGGCATTCACCTGCGTGACCTGCAGGCCCAGGAAGTGCCGCCGGAGCTCAACGGCTTGAACGACTGGTGCTGGCGGGTGTGCGCCACCGAGTCACTGGCCATTGCCATGGCGGCGACCAACTACGCCATCGAGGGTGCCACGGGCGAGTGGGCGGCGGTGGTGTGCGCCGGTGATACCTACGCCCAGGGTTTTGCTGACGAAGACCGCAAGCGGGCGATGAAGTGGCTGAAGATGCATGCGCAGTACGACGATGCGCACCCTTGGGAGGCGCTGGAGATCATCTGCACCCTGGCCGGCGAAAACCCCACGCTGGGTTTGCGCACCGAACTGCGCCGGGCGATCTGCAAGAGCTACGATTGCATGTTCCTGTTCCTGGAGCGCTGCATGCAACTGGAGGGGCGCCAGCAGGGGCGCCTGCGCCCGGCGCTGGCGGGCTGA
- the mupP gene encoding N-acetylmuramic acid 6-phosphate phosphatase MupP: MRLRAVLFDMDGTLLDTAPDFIAICQAMRAERGLPAVDDTRIREVISGGARAMVAATFAIEPDSDGFEALRLEFLERYQRDCAVHSKLFEGMPELLADIERGNLLWGVVTNKPVRFAEPIMQQLGLAERSALLICPDHVKNSKPDPEPLILACKTLNLDPASVLFVGDDLRDIESGRDAGTRTAAVRYGYIHPEDNPNNWGADVVVDHPLELRKVIDSALCGC; the protein is encoded by the coding sequence ATGCGCCTGCGAGCAGTACTCTTCGACATGGACGGCACCCTGCTGGACACCGCGCCAGATTTCATCGCCATCTGCCAGGCGATGCGCGCCGAGCGCGGCCTGCCGGCCGTCGACGACACGCGCATTCGCGAGGTGATCTCCGGTGGCGCCCGCGCCATGGTCGCCGCCACCTTTGCCATCGAGCCCGACAGCGACGGCTTCGAGGCCCTGCGCCTGGAGTTCCTCGAGCGCTACCAGCGCGACTGCGCGGTGCACAGCAAGCTGTTCGAGGGCATGCCGGAGCTTTTGGCCGACATCGAGCGTGGCAACCTGCTGTGGGGCGTGGTCACCAACAAGCCGGTGCGCTTCGCCGAGCCGATCATGCAGCAGTTGGGCCTGGCCGAGCGTTCGGCGCTGCTGATCTGCCCCGACCACGTAAAGAACAGCAAGCCCGACCCCGAGCCGCTGATCCTGGCCTGCAAGACCCTGAACCTGGACCCGGCCAGCGTCTTGTTCGTCGGTGACGACCTGCGCGACATCGAGTCCGGCCGCGATGCCGGCACCCGCACCGCCGCCGTGCGCTATGGCTATATTCACCCCGAGGACAACCCCAACAACTGGGGCGCCGACGTGGTGGTGGACCACCCGCTGGAACTGCGCAAGGTGATCGACAGCGCGCTGTGCGGCTGCTGA
- a CDS encoding TRZ/ATZ family hydrolase encodes MPSPTPPLDLLLAPAWLVPVEPAGVVLQGHALGIRNGLIAWLGPRERAPQALQVRELPGCLLTPGLINAHGHAAMTLFRGLADDLPLMTWLKEHIWPAEGRWVDEAFVRDGTDLAIAEQLKGGITCFADMYFFPREACGRVHRSGIRAQIAAPLLDFPIPGARTPEEGLHQAIELFGDLRHHPRISVALGPHAPYTLSDASLEKIRVVADQLDAPVHMHIHETAGEVEQAIADNGERPLARLARLGLLGPNLQAVHMTQVSDDDLALLVESNTSVVHCPESNLKLASGFCPVERLWQAGVNVAVGTDGAASNNDLDLLGETRTAALLAKAVAGSATALDAHRALRMATLNGARALGLAAVTGSLQVGKAADVVAFDLNGLLQQPVHCPVSQLIYATGRDCVKDVWVAGQPLLLDRRLTQMDETALANTARAWGARISGRHE; translated from the coding sequence ATGCCCAGCCCCACTCCCCCTCTCGACCTGCTGCTGGCACCTGCCTGGCTGGTGCCCGTGGAGCCGGCCGGCGTGGTGCTCCAAGGCCATGCACTGGGTATCCGCAACGGCCTGATCGCCTGGCTCGGCCCGCGCGAACGCGCCCCGCAAGCGCTGCAAGTGCGCGAGTTGCCGGGCTGCCTGCTCACCCCAGGCCTGATCAACGCCCACGGCCACGCCGCCATGACCCTGTTCCGCGGCCTGGCCGACGACCTGCCGCTGATGACCTGGCTCAAGGAGCACATCTGGCCGGCCGAAGGGCGCTGGGTCGACGAAGCCTTCGTGCGCGACGGCACCGACCTTGCCATCGCCGAGCAGCTCAAGGGCGGCATCACCTGCTTTGCCGACATGTATTTCTTCCCCCGCGAAGCCTGTGGGCGGGTACACCGCAGCGGCATCCGCGCGCAAATCGCCGCACCGCTGCTGGACTTCCCCATCCCCGGCGCGCGCACCCCGGAGGAAGGCCTGCACCAGGCCATCGAACTGTTCGGCGACCTGCGCCACCACCCGCGCATCAGCGTCGCCCTCGGCCCCCACGCGCCCTACACCTTGAGCGACGCCAGCCTGGAAAAAATCCGCGTGGTCGCCGACCAGCTGGATGCCCCGGTGCACATGCACATCCACGAAACCGCCGGCGAAGTCGAACAGGCCATCGCCGACAACGGCGAACGTCCATTGGCACGCCTCGCCCGCCTGGGCCTGCTGGGGCCCAACCTGCAAGCGGTGCACATGACCCAGGTCAGCGACGACGATCTGGCCCTGCTGGTAGAAAGCAACACCAGCGTGGTTCACTGCCCGGAAAGCAACCTCAAGCTGGCCAGCGGCTTCTGCCCGGTCGAACGCCTGTGGCAGGCCGGGGTCAACGTGGCCGTGGGCACCGATGGCGCGGCCAGCAACAACGACCTCGACCTGCTCGGCGAAACCCGCACCGCGGCCCTGTTGGCCAAGGCCGTGGCCGGCAGCGCCACCGCGCTGGACGCCCACCGCGCGCTGCGCATGGCCACCCTCAATGGCGCCCGGGCGCTGGGTCTTGCGGCCGTTACCGGTTCGCTGCAAGTGGGTAAGGCCGCCGACGTGGTCGCCTTCGACCTCAACGGCCTGCTGCAGCAACCGGTGCACTGCCCGGTGTCGCAACTGATCTACGCCACTGGCCGTGACTGCGTCAAAGACGTCTGGGTCGCCGGCCAGCCACTGCTGCTGGACCGGCGCCTGACGCAAATGGATGAAACCGCGCTGGCCAATACCGCCCGCGCCTGGGGCGCCCGCATCAGCGGGCGCCATGAATGA
- the mtnA gene encoding S-methyl-5-thioribose-1-phosphate isomerase, with protein sequence MREQLLAAETVTGIAWRDGVLHLLDQRLLPLEQHWLACSDVAQVAEAIGDMVVRGASAIGICAAYGLVLALRRRLAEGEGWEEALEEDFLLLGEARPTPANLFWALNRMRERLQRVRPDEDLLAVMEAEAVAIHDSDREANLTMAQFGLEQVRKHQGSEQALLTHGNAGALGSGGFGTALAVIRAAAMEGMVEQVYVCETRPWLQGSRLTAWELAVDGVPVAVVADAAAGHLMKTKGITWVVVGADCIAANGDVAAKIGTYQLAVTAMHHGLRFMVVAPSSSIDLNLPTGEDIPLEVRGEEELLEVEGIQVTADIEVYNPVVDVTPADLIDVIVTEKGVVERPDVAKIAQLMCRKRLH encoded by the coding sequence ATGCGCGAGCAACTCTTGGCAGCAGAGACGGTGACAGGCATCGCGTGGCGCGACGGCGTGCTGCACCTGCTCGACCAGCGCCTGCTGCCGCTCGAGCAGCACTGGCTGGCGTGCAGCGACGTGGCGCAGGTGGCCGAGGCGATCGGCGACATGGTGGTGCGCGGCGCCTCGGCCATTGGCATTTGCGCCGCCTATGGGCTGGTGTTGGCGCTGCGCCGGCGCCTGGCCGAAGGCGAGGGCTGGGAAGAGGCGCTGGAAGAAGACTTTTTGCTGCTGGGCGAGGCCCGCCCGACCCCGGCCAACCTGTTCTGGGCGCTCAACCGCATGCGTGAGCGCCTGCAGCGGGTGCGCCCTGATGAAGACCTGCTGGCGGTGATGGAAGCCGAGGCGGTGGCCATCCATGACAGCGACCGCGAAGCCAACCTGACCATGGCCCAGTTTGGCCTGGAGCAGGTGCGCAAGCACCAGGGTAGCGAGCAGGCGCTGCTCACCCATGGCAACGCCGGGGCGCTGGGCAGTGGCGGTTTTGGCACTGCGCTGGCGGTGATCCGTGCTGCGGCCATGGAGGGCATGGTCGAGCAGGTGTATGTGTGCGAAACCCGCCCCTGGCTGCAGGGTTCGCGCCTGACGGCCTGGGAGCTGGCGGTGGACGGCGTGCCGGTGGCGGTGGTCGCCGATGCCGCAGCCGGGCACCTGATGAAGACCAAGGGCATCACCTGGGTGGTGGTGGGCGCCGACTGCATCGCCGCCAATGGCGACGTGGCGGCGAAGATCGGCACTTATCAGCTGGCGGTGACTGCCATGCACCATGGTCTGCGCTTCATGGTGGTGGCGCCGAGCAGCAGCATCGACCTCAACCTGCCTACGGGTGAGGATATCCCGCTGGAAGTGCGCGGCGAGGAAGAGTTGCTGGAAGTAGAAGGTATTCAGGTGACGGCGGATATCGAAGTGTACAACCCGGTGGTGGACGTGACGCCGGCCGACCTGATCGACGTGATCGTCACCGAAAAGGGCGTGGTCGAGCGGCCGGATGTGGCCAAGATCGCCCAGTTGATGTGCCGCAAGCGCCTGCATTGA
- a CDS encoding YciK family oxidoreductase, whose amino-acid sequence MFDYTARPDLLKGRIILVTGAGRGIGAAAAKAYAALGATVLLLGKTEANLNEVYDQIEAAGHPQPVVIPFNLETALPHQYDELAVMIEDQFGRLDGLLNNASIIGPRTPTEQLSGDNFMRVMHINVNATFMLTSTLLPLLKLSEDASVVFTSSSVGRKGRAYWGAYGVSKFATEGLMQTLADELEGVAPVRSNSINPGATRTAMRAQAYPSENPQNNPLPEEIMPVYLYLMGPDSKDVNGQALNAQ is encoded by the coding sequence ATGTTCGACTACACCGCCCGCCCCGACCTGCTCAAGGGTCGCATCATCCTGGTTACCGGCGCCGGACGCGGCATCGGTGCCGCCGCCGCCAAAGCCTATGCCGCCCTGGGCGCCACCGTGCTGCTGCTGGGCAAGACCGAGGCCAACCTGAACGAGGTCTACGACCAGATCGAAGCCGCCGGCCACCCACAGCCGGTGGTGATCCCGTTCAACCTGGAAACCGCCCTGCCCCACCAGTACGACGAGCTGGCGGTGATGATCGAAGACCAGTTCGGCCGCCTCGACGGGCTGCTCAACAATGCCTCGATCATCGGCCCGCGCACGCCCACCGAGCAGTTGTCGGGCGACAACTTCATGCGCGTGATGCACATCAACGTCAACGCCACCTTCATGCTCACCAGCACCCTGCTGCCGCTGCTCAAGCTGTCGGAAGACGCCTCGGTGGTGTTCACCTCGAGCAGCGTCGGGCGCAAGGGCCGGGCCTACTGGGGCGCTTATGGCGTGTCGAAGTTCGCCACCGAAGGCCTGATGCAGACGCTGGCCGACGAGCTCGAAGGCGTGGCCCCGGTGCGCAGCAACAGCATCAACCCCGGCGCCACCCGCACGGCGATGCGCGCCCAGGCCTACCCCAGCGAGAACCCGCAGAACAACCCGCTGCCTGAAGAGATCATGCCGGTGTACCTGTACCTGATGGGGCCGGACAGCAAGGATGTGAACGGGCAGGCGCTGAACGCGCAGTAA
- a CDS encoding EAL domain-containing protein has translation MKGNRTLEAPRLLGIIWPFVAVVVFQVLLGSASLYALSAVRAYVAGESLWSKAQKDAIYYLSLYADDRHPLTYQRYRQAILVPQGDHDLRVALDLPQPDLDAARKGILQGGNHPDDVARIIWFYRNFRQVSYLQTAIDYWDVGDDYLRQLDVLAGQMREGFASGAADARQVAEWKARIVAINDGVTPAAKAFSDALGEGSRMLLRVLMITNLVTALFLIAMAWRRSGKLLAQRQAFAMALQEEKERAQVTLESIGDAVITTDVDGCIAYMNPAAEQLTHWQAAQAEGLPLAALFSLLDENAEKDSRTLVEQVLSGSLKGGAEHARLIQRLDGSTVSVNLVGSPILTDGQISGIVVVLHDMTQERQYIANLSWQATHDALTGLANRREFEYRLEQALNSLSRQAGRHSLMFLDLDQFKLVNDTCGHAAGDELLRHICAVLQSGLREGDTLARLGGDEFGVLLENCPSEQAERIAEQLRQAVQSLHFVWKGRPFVTTVSIGLVHIAQAPSTLEASLRAADMACYMAKEKGRNRVQVYHADDSELSMRFGEMAWIQRLHVALEENRFCLYAQEIAPLKAMEGAGHIEILLRLHDESGRTILPDSFIPAAERYGLMTALDRWVVRSVFQVIRQCLDEGREGPLAMCAINLSGTSIGDDKFLEYLQRLFGEFDIPPRLICFEITETSAIANLGSAIRFINELKGLGCKFSLDDFCAGMSSFAYLKHLPVDFLKIDGSFVKDMLDDPINRAMVEVINHIGHVMGKRTIAEFVETPLIEQALQEIGVDYAQGYLIERPQVFTCDSLQRQRIAARPLLHRAPGTFR, from the coding sequence ATGAAGGGAAATCGGACTCTCGAGGCGCCAAGGCTGCTGGGCATCATCTGGCCGTTCGTCGCTGTTGTGGTGTTCCAGGTGCTGCTGGGCAGCGCCAGCCTTTATGCCTTGTCGGCGGTGCGTGCCTACGTGGCAGGCGAGAGCCTGTGGTCCAAGGCGCAGAAGGACGCCATCTACTACCTGAGCCTGTACGCCGACGACCGCCACCCGCTCACCTACCAGCGTTACCGCCAGGCCATTCTGGTGCCCCAGGGCGACCACGACCTGCGCGTGGCCCTTGACCTGCCCCAGCCCGACCTGGACGCTGCGCGCAAGGGCATTTTGCAGGGCGGCAACCACCCCGACGATGTCGCCCGGATCATCTGGTTCTACCGCAACTTCCGCCAGGTCAGCTACCTGCAGACCGCCATCGACTACTGGGATGTCGGCGACGACTACCTGCGCCAGCTCGATGTGCTGGCCGGGCAGATGCGCGAGGGCTTTGCCAGCGGCGCGGCCGATGCCCGCCAGGTGGCCGAATGGAAGGCGCGCATCGTTGCCATCAACGACGGCGTGACTCCGGCCGCGAAAGCCTTCAGTGACGCGCTGGGCGAAGGCTCACGCATGCTGCTGCGGGTGCTGATGATCACCAACCTGGTCACGGCGCTGTTCTTGATTGCCATGGCCTGGCGCCGCTCGGGCAAGCTGCTGGCCCAGCGCCAGGCCTTCGCCATGGCGTTGCAGGAGGAGAAGGAGCGGGCGCAAGTCACCCTGGAGTCGATCGGCGATGCGGTGATCACCACCGATGTTGACGGCTGCATCGCCTACATGAACCCCGCCGCCGAGCAACTGACCCACTGGCAGGCGGCCCAGGCCGAAGGCTTGCCGCTGGCGGCGCTGTTCAGCCTGCTCGACGAAAACGCCGAAAAAGATAGCCGCACCCTGGTCGAGCAGGTGCTCAGCGGCAGCCTCAAAGGCGGCGCCGAGCACGCCCGGCTGATCCAGCGCCTGGACGGCAGCACGGTGTCGGTCAACCTGGTGGGCTCGCCGATTCTTACCGACGGCCAGATCAGCGGTATCGTCGTCGTGCTGCACGACATGACCCAGGAGCGCCAGTACATCGCCAACCTGTCGTGGCAGGCCACCCACGACGCCCTGACCGGGCTGGCCAACCGCCGCGAGTTCGAGTATCGCCTGGAGCAGGCGCTGAACAGCCTGTCGCGCCAGGCCGGTCGGCATTCGCTGATGTTCCTCGACCTCGACCAGTTCAAGCTGGTCAACGACACCTGCGGGCACGCCGCCGGCGACGAGCTGCTGCGGCACATTTGCGCCGTGCTGCAATCGGGCTTGCGCGAGGGTGATACGTTGGCGCGTCTTGGCGGCGACGAGTTCGGCGTGCTGCTGGAAAACTGCCCGTCAGAGCAGGCCGAGCGCATCGCCGAGCAACTGCGCCAAGCCGTGCAGAGCCTGCACTTCGTGTGGAAAGGCAGGCCGTTCGTCACCACCGTGAGCATTGGCCTGGTGCATATCGCCCAGGCGCCCAGCACGCTGGAGGCTTCGCTGCGCGCCGCCGACATGGCCTGCTACATGGCCAAGGAGAAGGGCCGCAACCGGGTGCAGGTGTACCACGCCGACGACAGCGAGTTGTCCATGCGCTTTGGCGAGATGGCCTGGATCCAGCGCCTGCACGTGGCCCTGGAAGAGAACCGCTTCTGCCTGTATGCCCAGGAAATTGCCCCGCTGAAGGCCATGGAGGGCGCCGGCCATATCGAGATCCTGCTGCGCCTGCACGATGAAAGCGGCCGCACCATCCTGCCCGACAGTTTTATCCCCGCCGCCGAGCGTTACGGGCTGATGACCGCGCTGGACCGCTGGGTGGTGCGCAGTGTGTTCCAGGTGATTCGCCAGTGCCTGGACGAAGGTCGCGAGGGGCCGTTGGCCATGTGCGCGATCAACCTGTCGGGCACCAGTATCGGCGATGACAAGTTTCTCGAGTACCTGCAGCGGCTGTTTGGCGAGTTCGATATTCCGCCGCGCTTAATCTGTTTTGAAATAACCGAGACCAGCGCTATCGCGAATTTGGGAAGCGCTATTCGCTTCATCAATGAATTGAAGGGCCTGGGTTGCAAGTTCTCGCTGGACGACTTCTGCGCCGGAATGTCGTCATTCGCGTATTTGAAACATTTGCCAGTAGACTTCCTGAAGATCGACGGAAGTTTCGTCAAAGACATGCTCGACGACCCGATCAACCGGGCGATGGTCGAAGTGATCAACCACATCGGCCACGTCATGGGCAAGCGGACCATTGCCGAGTTCGTCGAGACACCGCTGATCGAGCAGGCCTTGCAGGAGATCGGCGTCGATTACGCCCAGGGTTACCTGATCGAACGCCCGCAGGTGTTCACCTGCGACAGCCTGCAGCGCCAACGGATTGCGGCGAGGCCCCTGTTGCACAGGGCGCCAGGGACCTTTCGCTGA
- the ubiG gene encoding bifunctional 2-polyprenyl-6-hydroxyphenol methylase/3-demethylubiquinol 3-O-methyltransferase UbiG: MSNVDHAEIAKFEALAHRWWDRESEFKPLHDINPLRVNWIDERVSLAGKKVLDVGCGGGILSEAMAQRGATVTGIDMGEAPLAVAQLHQLESGVQVEYRQITAEALAEEMPEQFDVVTCLEMLEHVPDPSSVIRACYRMVKPGGQVFFSTINRNPKAYLLAIIGAEYILKMLPRGTHDFKKFIRPSELGAWSRVAGLEVKDIVGLTYNPLTKHYKLSTDVDVNYMIQTLREE, encoded by the coding sequence ATGAGCAACGTCGACCACGCCGAAATCGCCAAGTTCGAAGCCCTGGCCCACCGCTGGTGGGACCGTGAGAGCGAGTTCAAGCCGCTGCACGACATCAACCCGCTGCGGGTCAACTGGATCGACGAGCGCGTCAGCCTCGCCGGCAAAAAAGTGCTGGACGTCGGTTGCGGCGGCGGCATCCTCAGCGAAGCCATGGCCCAGCGCGGCGCCACCGTCACCGGCATCGACATGGGCGAGGCGCCGCTGGCGGTGGCCCAGTTGCACCAGCTGGAGTCCGGCGTGCAGGTGGAGTACCGGCAGATCACCGCCGAAGCCCTGGCCGAAGAAATGCCCGAGCAGTTCGATGTGGTCACCTGCCTCGAGATGCTCGAGCACGTGCCCGACCCCTCATCGGTGATCCGCGCCTGCTACCGCATGGTCAAGCCTGGCGGGCAGGTGTTCTTCTCCACCATCAACCGCAACCCCAAGGCCTACCTGCTGGCGATCATCGGCGCAGAGTACATCCTCAAGATGCTGCCGCGCGGCACCCACGACTTCAAGAAGTTCATCCGCCCCTCCGAGCTTGGCGCCTGGAGCCGGGTTGCCGGCCTTGAAGTGAAGGACATCGTCGGCCTGACGTACAACCCGCTGACCAAGCACTACAAGCTGAGCACCGACGTCGACGTCAACTACATGATCCAGACCCTGCGCGAGGAATGA